The Stenotrophomonas sp. NA06056 genome segment GGGTGCTGAAAGCGAAGGCATGGATCGCGGCCTGGCCAGCCAGTGTGACCAGCAGCTGTCGATTCCCGGCAGTGGCGCGGTTGAAAGCCTGAATGTCGCTTCCGCCACGGCGGTGCTGCTGGCGCAGTGGGCCAGTCGACGCGGCTGAGTGTCGCCCGGTGGGTGCGAACCTTGGTTAGCACCGCTCCTGCCGCTGCGCTCGCCGGGCATGGCCCGGCGCTACCGAAGCGGGATCTGCCTTGGTGGGGGCGAATCTTGATTCGCACCGCTCCCGCCGCTGCGCTCGCCGGGCATGGCCCGGCGTTACCGATGCAGGATCTGCCTTGGTGGGTGCACCGCTCCCGCCGCTGCGCTCGCCGGGCATGGCCCGGCGTTACCGATGCAGGATCTGCCTTGGTGGGTGCGAACCATGGTCCGCACCGCTCCTGCCGCTGCGCTCGCCGGGCATGGCCCGGCGCTACCGAAGCGGGATCTGCCTTGGTGGGGGCGAACCTTGATTCGCGCCGCTCCCGCCGCTGCGCTCGCCGGGCATGGCCCGGCGCTACCGATGCAGGATCTGCCTTGGTGGGTGAGAACCTTGGTTCGCACCGCTCCTGCCGCTGGGCTCGCCGGGCATGGCCCGGCGCTACCGATGCAGGATCTTCCTTGGTGGGTGCGAACCTTGGTTCGCACCGCTCCTGCTGCTGCGCTCGCCGGGCATGGCCCGGCGCGACTGCATCACTCGTTCGGCGGCGTGGTCGTCTTGGCTTCGCTGCCGAAGCTGCCATCGGCTTCCGCCGCCAGATACGCAAACACGGTGTAGGCCGCCACGTTCTGCGCGAGCGCCTTCGGGTCGATCTTGTCGAGCGTGTCGTCGGCGGTGTGGTGCAGGTCGAAGTAGTCCGAGCCATCCTGCGCCAGCCACGCCCATGCACCGCCCTTGGCCGCCAGTGGGCCGACGTCCGGGCCCGGGCCACCCTTGTCGGCCTGGTACTCGATGCCCAGCGGCTTCATCACCTCGGCAATCTGCTTGGTCGCCTCGCGCGAGCTTTCCGGGTTCGGCGAGCCGGTGTTGAAGGCATAGATGCGGCCAGCGCCGAAATCGCTCTCCGCGGCCAACTGGTGCAGGGCCACGTCCTTGGCATGCGCCTCGGCGTAGGCCTTGCCGCCATACAGTCCCTGTTCTTCGTTGGCGAAGGCAACCACGCGGATGGTGCGCTTTGGTGCCTGCTTGAGCTGGCCAATCAGATGACCGGCGGCCATGGTGATGCCCACGCCCGCGCCGTCATCCACCGCGCCGGTGCCCAGGTCCCATGAATCCAGGTGGCCGCCGATGACGACCACTTCCTTCGGCAGCGTGCGGCCGGTGATCTCACCGATGACGTTGTACGAGGTCGCCGTGCCATCCCAACCGCAGTCCAGCGCCACCTTCACCGTGGTGCTGCCACGGGCCAGCAGGCGCGCCAGCTGGTCGGCATCGGGCACCGACAGTGCGGCCGACGGCACCGGGGTCAGGCCATCGTCAAAACGGGTGATGCCGGTGTGCGGCACGCGGTGCGAATCGGTACCGGCTGAACGCATCAGGAAGCCGACCGCGCCCTTGCGGATGGCCTCGGACGGGCCCTTGCTGCGGATCGCGCCGCCGCGGCCATAGTCGCGGCCATCGCGGAACGGCAGCATCTGGTAGTCGACGAAGGCG includes the following:
- a CDS encoding M28 family peptidase; translated protein: MRRRVLAIASSLALLAAPAFAAPHATTLPPASLATAAQLRDQALADDTGWKVVESLTTEIGPRIAGSEADARAVAWAEAKFKALGFDKVWKEPVTFPKWERRSEHAAVTGKNPQPLQITALGGSPGGTVEAEVVRFADLAALQAAPAGSLKGKIAFVDYQMLPFRDGRDYGRGGAIRSKGPSEAIRKGAVGFLMRSAGTDSHRVPHTGITRFDDGLTPVPSAALSVPDADQLARLLARGSTTVKVALDCGWDGTATSYNVIGEITGRTLPKEVVVIGGHLDSWDLGTGAVDDGAGVGITMAAGHLIGQLKQAPKRTIRVVAFANEEQGLYGGKAYAEAHAKDVALHQLAAESDFGAGRIYAFNTGSPNPESSREATKQIAEVMKPLGIEYQADKGGPGPDVGPLAAKGGAWAWLAQDGSDYFDLHHTADDTLDKIDPKALAQNVAAYTVFAYLAAEADGSFGSEAKTTTPPNE